Genomic window (Jeotgalibaca ciconiae):
GATCATCGGCTCCGGCATAACCAACAAATCTTTTTCTTTTGCATACTTATTGTTGAATCGTTGTACAAAATTACGGGTAAGTTCTAAATGTTGTTTTTGATCATCGCCCACTGGGACAAAATCAGTGTTATACAGAATAATGTCAGCAACCATAAGAGGTGGATAAGTTAATAAACCAGCAGAAACAGACTCTTGTTTTGCCGCTTTATCTTTATATTGTGTCATTCTCTCTAACTCGCCGATGTAGGTATTACATTGAACGATCCACGCAGCCTGAGCATGAGCAGGTACATGGGATTGTACAAAAATGTTCGATTTATCTGGATCAATTCCTAAAGCTAGATATAGTGCTGCTAATTCTCTTGTACGAGCTTTTAATTCTTTTGGATCTTGAGGCACTGTGATAGCATGTTGATTTACAATGCAATAGGTACAATCGTATTCATCTTGTAATTTTACAAAATGTTTCATTGCCCCCACATAATTTCCTATCGTAGGGATCCCGCTTGGTTGAACCCCAGAAAACACTTTTTTCTTCAATTCAAATCACTCTCCTGTTTTCTTCTTATCTATTATAGCTCATTTTAGAAAGCCTTACAGGGATTTTTGATAAGATTAAGAAATTAATCTGTATAATAATGCGTTTGAAACGAGACCCTTGATTAGAATGGTTACAATGTAGATGGAAAAGAGAGAAAACGACTTTATAAACAAATGTTGAAATGACAATGTTTTTTACATTTATAGCAAAAATAAGAGAGCCAATTATGTACGATTTTTGACAGAAAAATGAAATTGTTTTTGAAATAAGGTAGTAATTTGTTTTGAAATACGGTATAATAATACTCGTAAAGTAAAATGTTTGACTAGATGAGCGATTGCTTATATGAAAGGGGAGATCCACTTATGGTTACTCTATATACTTCACCAAGCTGCACGTCATGTCGTAAAGCACGAGCATGGTTAGAGGATAATAATATTCCTTATACTGAAAGAAACATTTTTTCTGAGCCTTTGTCACAAGTAGAAATTAAAGGTATTTTGAAAATGACAGAAGAAGGCACTGAAGAAATTATTTCTACACGTTCGAAAGCATTTCAAGAAATGAACGTGGATCTCGACGATTTACCGCTGAACACCTTGTTCACGTTAATCCAAGAGAATCCTGGTTTATTACGTCGTCCGATTATCCTCGACGAAAAAAGATTGCAAGTAGGTTATAATGAAGACGAAATTCGTCGATTCCTACCTCGAGAAGTACGTGCAATTGAACTTAAAAAGGCTCAAGAGTTGGCCAATTTTTATTAACACAAAATTAATTATAAAAACATGTCCGATTTTCGGACATGTTTTTTTGTAGACTAGGGGATTATAAGTTCAGCCATCAATGTCTAGCTCCCAAGTCCAGACCTAGTGAAAAAAAGATAAATTTGCCCCATTGCGCGCTTCGCTGCTCGCTAACGCATATCATTCGACTAACCCGCTGAAGCGTGAAGTCTCCTGACAATTCAGGGTCAAATTTCCTATTTTTTCATAGGCCAAGGCGGACTTGTCCGCTTTTCTTACTATTTAGGACTTTACAGGTATTTTTGGTAGGTAGGTTCCTTTTTTCTAAAAACCATTCTGGACGATTTCAATAACGGCATCGTTAAACTGTTGTTGGATATAAGTATTCTTTGCTTCCGTATTTATTACTAGACTAATATAAAATTTGGGAGCTTTTTTCAAGGGGACCTTTACCAGATCAGAGCGGTTGCCAAGTAAAATATCGGACATGAATGCAACCATATGAGTGGAGGCTGCAATAGATTGGACAGTTTTTATTTCTTTGGCGTATACAATGTTTGGCTCTTTAATACGGTATTCATTTGCCCATTTCTCAAAAACTCGTTGATGTGTGTATCCTTCTGATAATGAAATGAAAACCTCTTCTTGAATTTCCTCTGCGCTTACTGATTTGCTGCCAGCTAAATGGTGGGTTTTTGAAACCCACAGACTCATTTCTTCCTCTAATAACTGAATTTGTTTAATCTTATTTTGCAGAATAAAAGGTGTTTCGTGTCCAATGATGGCAATGGGGACTTTTTCTTCTAGGATAAGTTTTAACATTACATCGGAACTTTCTTCCTCAATTAATTTCAGAGATTTCGTGAAGCGAACAATCTTTGGCAGTATTTTAGGTAGGAAATGACCGCCAATCGTTGGCAAGAAACCGTAATATACTGATTCTTGTTCGATATCTCTTATTAATCGCTTTGTAGTATCCAAGGTTTTAATGATTTCATCAGCACTTTTATACAATAAATCACCGGCTGGCGTTAGAACCATTCTCTTTAAAACTTTGCGACGGTCTATTAGAATCGTATCCAATTCTGATTCAAGTCTTTTTAAAGCCATCGAGATAGAAGGCTGAGATATGAAGAAATGTTCTGCGGTTGCTGTAAAACTTAAGCTACGGGCTAGATGGTGAAAATATACTAAATCCTGCAAATTCATCTTACTTCCTCCCACTAAATAAAAACAATTCGAAATTGTGATTTTTTTAACATAAGTGATATATATAAGCTTTCGGCACATCATAAATTATATTTATAATATCATAAAAAAGGGATATAGGACAGTAGAGGCTTTCTGTGCTAACATAAAGTTATTGAAAAACGCTTACATGGAATGTAATAAGCTAAACAATGGACTTAGCAGCAGGGGAGGATTTTAGTGAAAATCATTAAACAATTATTTTGGATATTCTTGTTTTCGCTTTTAGGGGAAATGGTTTCAGGTGCTCTTGCGAATCTGGTTGCGATTCCTGGAAGTGTTATTGGAATGGTCCTATTATTTTTTGCACTTCATTTTAAATGGCTGAATCTCAACCAAGTAGAAGAAGTGGGAACTTGGCTGACTGATAATATGGCAATCTTTTTTGTGCCGGCTGGTGTTGGTTTGATGACCAACTTTGATGTATTAGCGGAAGTATGGCTCCAGCTATTAATTATTATGATTGTAACAACAGCAATCATGATGTGGTTTATTGGTAGTGTCGTTCAAAAAGTAAAGCAATCTTCTGACCAGAAGAAAGATAATACAGTAGTAGAAAGGACGGATACTTATGTTTGAAAGTTTCATTACAAGTCCTTATCTTTGGGTCAGCTTAACAGTTGGTTTTTATTTACTAGCTGCTAAACTACAGAAAAAATGGCCGATACCGATTTTTAACCCATTGCTATTTTCTATTGTAGCAATCATTCTTTTGCTGTCGGTAACAAGGATTCCATACGGCACTTATCAAACAGGAGGACAGCTCATTGCGACCTTTGTGACACCAGCAACAGTGGCGTTGGCAATTAAACTTGAGAAGAATTTTATTTATTTAAAAGAGAATTATGGCGCCATTTTAACGGGGATTATTTCCGGTATCATTCTTCATACCGTCATGATTTTTGTTTTCGGATTCTTATTTCGTTTTAACAAACAAATGGTTTCAACCCTTTTTTCTAAGTCAATCACAACGGCGATCGCAGTTGGAGTAGCGGAATCACTTGGAGGAATTGTTTCTCTCACGGTAGCAGTTGTAGTGTTTACGGGAATTGTAGGAGCGGTTATTGCTCCGACATTGTTTAAGGTTGCTAAGATTCATGATCCAGTAGCGCAAGGAGTTGCTTTAGGCTCATCTGCACATGCAATGGGTACAGCAAAGGCAATCGAAATCGGTGATGTTCAAGGAGCCATGTCTGGTTTATCTATCGTAGTAACCGGCATTGTAGTGGTTGCTTTAGCACCATTTGCTCAACCGCTGATTCAGCTGTTATTCGGATAAAAATAAAAAAAGCAGTGGAGGTTTTATTTATGACAATCGAACAAATAATTACTTATGATGCACCAACAGTAGTACAAGATATCGAGATAGTAAATACTTACGAGTTAGAAGAACGTGCACGGGAAGTTGTACCGGCAGGTGGATTTGGCTATATGTCAGGTGGTTCAGGTGATGAATACACTTTGCAACAAAATATCAAAGCTTGGGAACACAAAGGGATTCTACCTCGTGTGCTAGCGGATGTAGAGAACCCAGACACTTCTACTTCTATTCTTGGTCATGATATCAAAGTTCCTTTTATCATGGCACCGATTGCTGCTCACGGTTTGGCACACGAAACGAAAGAAGCTGGAACCGCAAAAGGGGTAGCGGAATTTGGTACGATTATGTCGATTAGCGCTTATTCTGGAGCGAAATTTGAAGAAATTGAAAAAGGGCTGAACGGCGGACCACGTTGGTTCCAGATTTATATGAGTAAAGATGATGACTTCAATAAGAATATTATTGATGAAGCAAAAGCGGATGGAGCAACTGCGATTATTCTTACTGCAGATTCTACATTGAGCGGGAATCGCGAAACAGATATACGTAATAAGTTTGTTTATCCGTTTGGTATGCCAATTGTTTCTCGCTATTTAACAGGTTCCGGAAAAAATATGTCTTTAAATAATATCTATGCACAGTCAAAACAAAAGATTACTCGTGACGATGTGAAATTCTTGAAAGAATACTCAGGGTTGCCCGTCTTTGTAAAAGGCTTGCAGTCTCCTGATGATGCTTTGCTTGCAATTGGAGCAGGAGCAGATGGCATATGGGTATCTAATCATGGTGGGCGTCAATTAGATGGAGCACCAGGTTCGTTCGATACACTTGAAGGTATTTCTAAGGCAGTTGCAGGGCGAGTACCGATTGTATTTGATAGTGGAATTCGTCGTGGAGAACATATTTTCAAAGCATTAGCTAGTGGAGCAGACATTGTGGCATTAGGACGTCCAGTTTTATATGGTTTAGCATTAGGCGGTTGGAAAGGCGTTCGTTCGGTATTAGAATACTTTGAACAAGACTTGAAACGTGTCATGCAATTAGCTGGAACCCAAACAATTGAAGACGTTAAGAACGCAACACTATTCGAAAACAAATACTACTCATAATATGAATCCAAATGAAAGAGTCAGGTTATTAACAAATCTGGCTCTTTTATTTATTGCCAACTTTCTTTTAGTAAGCTAGTTGATTGCAAATGACCACTGGATATTGTATAATTTTACTTTGTACGGATCTTATCTAGAAAGAGGATTTCAATTTTTTCTATTTGATCACAAAGTGCGATACAATATAATAAGAACAAAGAAATGAGGTGTGGCATTATGGAAATGGAAAATATTAATGAAAATACGATTCGTGTTTTGATTGAGAATGAAGATTTAGAAGAACGTGGTATTACGTTTCTAGATTTATTAGGCAATCAAAAGCAAATCGAAAGTTTCTTTTATAGTATTCTGGAAGAAGTAGATGTTGATAATCAATTTCAAGAAACAGATGCAATTACATTCCAAGTGCTCCCTAAAGGAAATGGACTTGAACTGTATATCAGCAAGGGTGATAGCGAAGACTTTGATACTTTCGATGGCTTTGACCCTACAGAGCAAGTGATTGACTATATTAAGAAACATACTGAGGCGTCGGATCATACAACGGAATCGTTAGCAAAAGAAAATGAGGCTGGAAACTTAGAATTGATGACTGAATTTTCGGATTTTGAAAATTTTGTCGAGGTAGCCAAACGTCTATATTTAGAGAGCGGTTCATCAACACTTTACCACTATAATAATCATTATTATTTATCAATTGAGTTTTATCTTGATGAGATGGCAGTGACGGACTTGGAAGATCAATTGATGATTATTACTGAATTTGGAGAAGAGTCGCGTTTAACAAAAGAAGTTTTAAGTGAATATGGAAAAGTAATTATGAGTGAGAAAGCGTTAGAAACCGCTCGACATTACTTCTAAAAAAGTGGATACGTCCACTTTTTTTTGTGCTCAAAATTTTTTATCTCTTCTAATAAAAGAACCGCATTCATTCGCGTATCTATTTAGATAGGAGGGATGAAATGTTTTATGCAGAAATGAAAGATGGCTCACGGGTGAGTGCAGCTGATTACTTAGTCTTTTGTGAGAAGCCCGAAGAACTCTATTGTCCGGGGTGTAAGCATCCTGTTTTTTGTAAAAAGGGTACTAAAAAACTAACACACTTTGCTCACTATTCAAACTCTGACTGTAAGCAGTTTTCTGAAGGAGAAACGGCAATCCATTTATTAGGAAAGCAACGATTATTTGACTGGTTTCAAAAGCAAAAAATAACTGTACAAATGGAAGCGTGGCTTCCAAAACTACAACAACGACCCGATTTATTAATACAATTAGACGATGGAAGAAAGATTGCAATTGAATATCAGTGCAGTCCAATTTCGAATGAAAAGCTTGTTGAACGAACAAAAGGATACTTGAATAATGGCTATGAAGTATTATGGATATGTGGACCCGATTATTTTATAAATCAGAGCCTTTCTCAAAAGCAACGATTATTTCTTTATAGTGAGGGGGGCGCTAGTTTTTCTTTACTGTGTTTTAACAGCGAAACAGATGAATTATTGTTTTACGATGATATCTATTATAATAAACGAAATCAAGTCCACTACAATTTCTCTAAAAAGAAACTCTGTCAGCTATCTTTTAAAGCATTTGAAGAGTGGTATAAAGGAAAATCCTTTCGCTCTAAGAATAGGGAGCTGGAAGGAACGAATTTCTACCTCTCCTACTCCAAACGTATGTCGCTATTGCATCGAAAGGATTACTCACACCGTTTGTTTTTAGAGCAATTATATATAAGGAATCATTCTTTGCATGAATTGCCGAATTGGCTGTTTTATTTACCGACAAAGGATCTTTTCTATCAGACTCCGGCTTATATTTGGAAATATTATTTTACAAATTGGTTATTTAAAAAGGGGGTTGGAGAGTTCATTCAAATCAGTGATTTTTCTGAATTTATTGAACATTCCAAAGAAAATCCTGTTATTTTTTATGACACACCTTTTGTGAAAGAAAAGAATCGGAATCAACCATTATTAATTTTTATTCAAGAGTTAATAAAGCAAGGAATATTGAAAGAAAGTGGCCGGAATAAATGGAGAGTAACGAAAAGTTCATTTTGAGATACCAAAATATCTAAAGAATAGAAGTAAGTTTTTCTAAACATTTTGTCTTTTATTTAAAAAAGTTGCTGAGAATATGATAAGATAAAGGGAGTGATTAATTAAATTTCCAAGGAGGAATATGAATGTCAGATGTGAAACAATTACCAAAACGTAATGAAGTTTCTGAGGAAACAACGTGGGATTTAAGTACGATTTTTGAATCTGATGAAGCTTTTGAGAAAGAATTAGAAGTTATCAGTGCGCTTGGAAAAGAAGTGAAAGAACTTCAAGGAACAATTGGCGAGAGCAGTGATGCTTTGCTAAAGGGAATTGAAAAGATTTTAGCAACTAATCAAAAATTAGAACGTGCTTATGTTTATTCTCATTTAAAAAATGATCAAGACACAGCGAATAGTACGTATCAAACATTGCATGATAAAGCTGTTGCAGTATTAACGCAAGTGAATGAAGCCGGTTCATGGTTTAATCCTGAAGTATTGGCGATTCCAGAAGAAACTTTAACTCAATATTTAGAAGAAAATGATGAATTGAAGAAATATACTCACTTATTGGAAGAGCTTACTTCTCAACGTGATCATGTATTAAGCGCAAGAGAAGAAGAACTATTAGCAGGAGCAGCAGAGATTTTCTCTGGTGCAAGTCGTACATTCTCTGTTTTAAATAATGCGGACATTGAATTTCCTACTGTAAAAGATGAAGACGGTAATGAAGTTAAGCTATCACATGGTCTTTATGGAAAGTTGATGGAAAGTTCGAACCGTGAAGTTCGAGAAGCTGCTTATAAAGCTTTATACAAAACATATAGTGGATTAAAAAATACATTTGCGACTACATTGTCTACACATGTAAAGTCACATAATTACCAAGCAAAAGTACGTAATTTTAGTTCAGCACGTGCAGCGTCTTTAGCGAATAACAATATACCAGAAAGCGTTTATGATACATTATTAGAAGTAGTGAATAAAAATCTACCATTGTTGCATCGCTATGTCGCTTTGCGTAAAAAACTTCTAAATGTGGATAAATTATATATGTATGATATGTACACACCGCTTACTGGGGATGCGCCAATCAAGTATACGATTGAAGAAGCAAAAGAAAAAACATTGGATTCTTTACAACCATTAGGAGAAGATTACCAACGTATTTTAAATGAAGCATTTGATAATCGCTGGATTGACTGGTATGAAAACGAAGGAAAACGCAGTGGTGCTTATTCTTCAGGAGCATATGATACAAATCCGTACATCTTGATGAACTGGCAAGATTCATTGAACCAGCTGTACACATTGGTTCATGAGTTAGGACACAGTGTCCATAGTTATTATACGCGTGGTAACCAACCATATGCTTATGGTGATTATTCTATTTTCTTAGCTGAAATTGCTTCTACAACGAATGAAAATATTTTGACAGACTATTTATTAAAAACACAAACGGATCCAAAAGTCCGTATTTATGTATTAAATCATTACCTGGATGGCTTTAAAGGAACTGTATTCCGTCAAACGCAGTTTGCTGAATTCGAACATTATATTCATCAAAAAGCTCAAGAGGGTATTCCATTAACACAAGAGTTTATGACTGATTATTACGGGAAATTAAATGCAAATTACTATGGGCCAGAAGTTGAAGAGGATCCAGAAATTGCTTTAGAGTGGTCACGCATCCCGCATTTCTATTACAATTACTATGTGTATCAATATGCTACAGGATTTTCTGCAGCTACTGCATTAGCGCAAAGAATTCTAGATGGAGAAGAGGGCTCGTTAGAAAAATACATTACATATTTAAAATCTGGCAGCAGTGATTATCCAATTGAAGTAATGAAAAAAGCAGGAGTGGACATGACACAAGCATCATACTTGGAAGATGCTATGAAAGTGTTCGAAGAACGCTTAAATGAGTTAGAAAAATTAATTAGCGAGCTATAAATAAGAAAAATCCGCAGAGAGCGAACTCTGCGGATTTTTCTTATTTTATAATTGTCAGGTAGTCTTTACCAATTGCTCGTACGTTGTCTTTTTGAAGGATTTCATTATTTTTTTTGTTTTTAACATTGGAATGTCCGAAAGCCTCTTCGATTAAATCATATGAGAAGACATCCTCTAACAATACTCCATAGTGTTGATTTAAATTATCGAAAATTACCAGTGAAGGAGTCCGCATAATGTTCATTTCTTGGGCAATTTGTTGGTCAGATTCATAGCTGTTTTTTACAAAATCAGAAGCTTTATCTTCAAAAAACATATCCACATCAAGTCTTGCGCCTTTAGCAACCTTAACTAGTAATTCATCACTGTACTCAATTGGATGACTGGTAAGTTCTTTTTGAAGAAGCAACAGAAAATTTCTTCCACGCTTTTTCCCTTGCATTAAAGCAGCTTTGTAAGCTAAACATGCATCATAAATAGTATGATATATCTGGTTACGCAGCTGTAAATTATTTGAGGGTAAATTTAATCTTTTCATATATTGAGAAACAGTGTTGAAATTATGAAACGTAATGAATCGAAAATGAATTTTGATATGATCCATATCTTCGATAAATTTCAATACTTCTTGTTCTGCTTGATAACATTTTAATCCAATTGGATTAACGAAAAGGTATACTTCATAAATTTTAGGCGAAGAAGAGAGAGAATGAATAGTGTTCTGGTTTCTGTACATAATATCCCTTCTTATCACTGTATTTGAGTGGGACGCTCCTATCACTGGGGAGGGAGTCCCTTCATAGAATAACAAAAATACGCTAATTATTACAATAATCTGACCTCCTAAAGAATTAAGAAGTCAGATTACTATCTTCGTTTATTAATTACTATTATACCTTTATAAATAAACATTTGTAAAATAACTTGCTTATCTATTTTATCAATGGAAAATAAATGTTCACATTTCTGTCAAAAGAAGAAGAAAGCTTTTATAGAATGCTTATAAAACAAAAAAATAAAATCTAAACGAAAATTATGAATAAAAACTTTTGTTTAAATGAAAAAGCCGAGTGGTATACTCGACTTTTATTTTAGCTATTTGGATATTGAAGTGCACGCTCTATTTTTTGAGTTGTTTTTCTCTTTTTGATGTGATGTTTTTCTAAAAACTTTTCAAATAGAAGGAGTCCTTTTTCTAAGTCATCCGTTTCAAATTCTAATTCATAATCTTTTTGATCCTGATAATAACTTTTGTCTAAAAAGTACACACCGCCTTCGCCAGGAAAGCTGTGGCGGACAGTAGAGAGTTGGCCGACAGGTTCTAATGATTCAACGGGTACATTCTCTTCTAAAAGTTTTGAAGCGATATGGCTTTCAAATTTTATTTTCCCTTCATTGATGAGTTGGTTTGCTTCATCAAGTGTGAGAGAATCGGTTACCTCCAGTTGTTCATTTTCTTGAATGGGTACTTTTAAGGTTTGTTCTCCATAACTCTCATAAACACGAACTCGAAGTCCCATATTTAATGATTGTAGTAATTTATTTTTCGTATCATAATAAGTGTTTGTTTGATGGATTGCTTCTGACTCCTCTAGTTGGAAATCAAGAAGTAATTGTTCGTATTCTTCTTTTGTAAGAAGGTTTTTAAATTCTTTTTCAATTTGTAAGTTCATGACAGCTTCGTCCTTTCTATTAAGGTATTTACAGGCTGTAGTGTTCCTTCTTTCAATATATCATACTATTCAAGATTAGGTAAAAAAATTAACTCTTCAAAAAAGTTCATACAATGTTCCGTTTCAGGAACAAGGCTTCTTATGTTAAAATACTTATGATAGTCAAAAACTTGAAAATAA
Coding sequences:
- the spxA gene encoding transcriptional regulator SpxA, with protein sequence MVTLYTSPSCTSCRKARAWLEDNNIPYTERNIFSEPLSQVEIKGILKMTEEGTEEIISTRSKAFQEMNVDLDDLPLNTLFTLIQENPGLLRRPIILDEKRLQVGYNEDEIRRFLPREVRAIELKKAQELANFY
- a CDS encoding adaptor protein MecA codes for the protein MEMENINENTIRVLIENEDLEERGITFLDLLGNQKQIESFFYSILEEVDVDNQFQETDAITFQVLPKGNGLELYISKGDSEDFDTFDGFDPTEQVIDYIKKHTEASDHTTESLAKENEAGNLELMTEFSDFENFVEVAKRLYLESGSSTLYHYNNHYYLSIEFYLDEMAVTDLEDQLMIITEFGEESRLTKEVLSEYGKVIMSEKALETARHYF
- the trpS gene encoding tryptophan--tRNA ligase; the protein is MKKKVFSGVQPSGIPTIGNYVGAMKHFVKLQDEYDCTYCIVNQHAITVPQDPKELKARTRELAALYLALGIDPDKSNIFVQSHVPAHAQAAWIVQCNTYIGELERMTQYKDKAAKQESVSAGLLTYPPLMVADIILYNTDFVPVGDDQKQHLELTRNFVQRFNNKYAKEKDLLVMPEPMIPEEGSRIMSLQEPTAKMSKSDTNVKGFISLLDEPKVILKKIKSAKTDSSGVIEYDKENKPGISNLLTIFSAFTDKSIKELEAEFAGSGYGYFKEQLAEAVIAVLEPIQTRYKELLESDELDRVLADGAQRASEIANKTLHKMESAIGLA
- a CDS encoding LysR family transcriptional regulator yields the protein MNLQDLVYFHHLARSLSFTATAEHFFISQPSISMALKRLESELDTILIDRRKVLKRMVLTPAGDLLYKSADEIIKTLDTTKRLIRDIEQESVYYGFLPTIGGHFLPKILPKIVRFTKSLKLIEEESSDVMLKLILEEKVPIAIIGHETPFILQNKIKQIQLLEEEMSLWVSKTHHLAGSKSVSAEEIQEEVFISLSEGYTHQRVFEKWANEYRIKEPNIVYAKEIKTVQSIAASTHMVAFMSDILLGNRSDLVKVPLKKAPKFYISLVINTEAKNTYIQQQFNDAVIEIVQNGF
- the pepF gene encoding oligoendopeptidase F, with product MSDVKQLPKRNEVSEETTWDLSTIFESDEAFEKELEVISALGKEVKELQGTIGESSDALLKGIEKILATNQKLERAYVYSHLKNDQDTANSTYQTLHDKAVAVLTQVNEAGSWFNPEVLAIPEETLTQYLEENDELKKYTHLLEELTSQRDHVLSAREEELLAGAAEIFSGASRTFSVLNNADIEFPTVKDEDGNEVKLSHGLYGKLMESSNREVREAAYKALYKTYSGLKNTFATTLSTHVKSHNYQAKVRNFSSARAASLANNNIPESVYDTLLEVVNKNLPLLHRYVALRKKLLNVDKLYMYDMYTPLTGDAPIKYTIEEAKEKTLDSLQPLGEDYQRILNEAFDNRWIDWYENEGKRSGAYSSGAYDTNPYILMNWQDSLNQLYTLVHELGHSVHSYYTRGNQPYAYGDYSIFLAEIASTTNENILTDYLLKTQTDPKVRIYVLNHYLDGFKGTVFRQTQFAEFEHYIHQKAQEGIPLTQEFMTDYYGKLNANYYGPEVEEDPEIALEWSRIPHFYYNYYVYQYATGFSAATALAQRILDGEEGSLEKYITYLKSGSSDYPIEVMKKAGVDMTQASYLEDAMKVFEERLNELEKLISEL
- a CDS encoding LrgB family protein, encoding MFESFITSPYLWVSLTVGFYLLAAKLQKKWPIPIFNPLLFSIVAIILLLSVTRIPYGTYQTGGQLIATFVTPATVALAIKLEKNFIYLKENYGAILTGIISGIILHTVMIFVFGFLFRFNKQMVSTLFSKSITTAIAVGVAESLGGIVSLTVAVVVFTGIVGAVIAPTLFKVAKIHDPVAQGVALGSSAHAMGTAKAIEIGDVQGAMSGLSIVVTGIVVVALAPFAQPLIQLLFG
- a CDS encoding CYTH domain-containing protein; its protein translation is MNLQIEKEFKNLLTKEEYEQLLLDFQLEESEAIHQTNTYYDTKNKLLQSLNMGLRVRVYESYGEQTLKVPIQENEQLEVTDSLTLDEANQLINEGKIKFESHIASKLLEENVPVESLEPVGQLSTVRHSFPGEGGVYFLDKSYYQDQKDYELEFETDDLEKGLLLFEKFLEKHHIKKRKTTQKIERALQYPNS
- a CDS encoding competence protein CoiA, giving the protein MFYAEMKDGSRVSAADYLVFCEKPEELYCPGCKHPVFCKKGTKKLTHFAHYSNSDCKQFSEGETAIHLLGKQRLFDWFQKQKITVQMEAWLPKLQQRPDLLIQLDDGRKIAIEYQCSPISNEKLVERTKGYLNNGYEVLWICGPDYFINQSLSQKQRLFLYSEGGASFSLLCFNSETDELLFYDDIYYNKRNQVHYNFSKKKLCQLSFKAFEEWYKGKSFRSKNRELEGTNFYLSYSKRMSLLHRKDYSHRLFLEQLYIRNHSLHELPNWLFYLPTKDLFYQTPAYIWKYYFTNWLFKKGVGEFIQISDFSEFIEHSKENPVIFYDTPFVKEKNRNQPLLIFIQELIKQGILKESGRNKWRVTKSSF
- a CDS encoding CidA/LrgA family protein is translated as MKIIKQLFWIFLFSLLGEMVSGALANLVAIPGSVIGMVLLFFALHFKWLNLNQVEEVGTWLTDNMAIFFVPAGVGLMTNFDVLAEVWLQLLIIMIVTTAIMMWFIGSVVQKVKQSSDQKKDNTVVERTDTYV
- a CDS encoding DsbA family protein, with the protein product MYRNQNTIHSLSSSPKIYEVYLFVNPIGLKCYQAEQEVLKFIEDMDHIKIHFRFITFHNFNTVSQYMKRLNLPSNNLQLRNQIYHTIYDACLAYKAALMQGKKRGRNFLLLLQKELTSHPIEYSDELLVKVAKGARLDVDMFFEDKASDFVKNSYESDQQIAQEMNIMRTPSLVIFDNLNQHYGVLLEDVFSYDLIEEAFGHSNVKNKKNNEILQKDNVRAIGKDYLTIIK
- a CDS encoding lactate oxidase codes for the protein MTIEQIITYDAPTVVQDIEIVNTYELEERAREVVPAGGFGYMSGGSGDEYTLQQNIKAWEHKGILPRVLADVENPDTSTSILGHDIKVPFIMAPIAAHGLAHETKEAGTAKGVAEFGTIMSISAYSGAKFEEIEKGLNGGPRWFQIYMSKDDDFNKNIIDEAKADGATAIILTADSTLSGNRETDIRNKFVYPFGMPIVSRYLTGSGKNMSLNNIYAQSKQKITRDDVKFLKEYSGLPVFVKGLQSPDDALLAIGAGADGIWVSNHGGRQLDGAPGSFDTLEGISKAVAGRVPIVFDSGIRRGEHIFKALASGADIVALGRPVLYGLALGGWKGVRSVLEYFEQDLKRVMQLAGTQTIEDVKNATLFENKYYS